In one window of Tellurirhabdus rosea DNA:
- a CDS encoding alpha/beta hydrolase domain-containing protein, translated as MLIRFLLWTLPFFCSILTTNARVIRVDIQSRTPVLNGKAFGAAGPYERLIGKVYFAVKPENNHNRLIADLDKAPRNANGEVEFSSDVYLLRPVSTGRGNGTALVEISNRGGKGMVSFFNRAAGFRNPEAEADFGDGFLMQQGFTLVWIGWQYDVPDAEFNLKLLAPVATDAGKTITGLARTDFNVTERTFFTSLGHRGQKAQPVAEPDSPDNVMTVRSSVLGERTVIPRSEWGFGQLEAGTVKPDPTSVYLKSGYEPGKLYEVVWRVANPVVAGLGLAAVRDFVSYLKYETSDPKVARAIGFGISQSGRFLRHFLYEGFNADEQGRKVFDGVNNHVGGAGMGTFNHRFAEPSRDGTPFYTLFFPVDVFPFTDNDQTDAETGKTDGLLKRARAEGVEPKLFHTYTSYEYYGRVASLLHTSPDGSRDAALPDPVRIYFFAGSQHFPTPNLPDKKARVTNPALTHQPTPNDLRYGMRALLLALNNWITTGANPPASRYPRIDKGTLVAAESVKFPAIPGVKHPTSMRQTYRVEYGPDYAAKKIISFQPPKVGRPYVAKVPQVDADGNEQDGLRMPEIAVPLGTYTGWNPRNPATGAPDQLVDFFGSYFPFAKTEADQKAANDPRRPISARYKNQEDYVRQVEKAAQTLVSGGYLLPQDLPALRKRAEQHWAWHME; from the coding sequence ATGCTCATCCGCTTCCTGCTCTGGACCCTCCCTTTTTTCTGTAGTATCCTGACAACCAACGCCCGCGTCATCCGCGTGGACATTCAGTCGCGAACGCCCGTCCTCAACGGCAAAGCGTTCGGAGCGGCCGGGCCTTACGAACGACTGATCGGGAAGGTGTATTTTGCCGTAAAGCCCGAAAACAACCACAACCGCCTGATCGCCGACCTCGACAAAGCTCCCCGCAACGCCAATGGAGAAGTCGAATTTTCGTCGGATGTGTACCTGCTGAGGCCCGTTTCCACCGGGCGGGGCAACGGCACGGCGCTGGTCGAAATCTCAAACCGGGGCGGAAAAGGCATGGTTTCCTTTTTCAATAGGGCCGCCGGTTTCCGCAATCCGGAAGCCGAAGCCGACTTTGGCGACGGTTTTCTGATGCAGCAGGGCTTTACGCTGGTCTGGATCGGCTGGCAGTACGACGTGCCCGACGCAGAATTCAATCTGAAGCTCCTGGCCCCCGTTGCCACCGACGCCGGAAAGACGATCACCGGGCTGGCCCGCACCGACTTCAACGTGACCGAACGGACGTTTTTCACCTCGCTGGGCCACCGCGGCCAGAAAGCGCAGCCCGTCGCCGAACCCGACAGCCCCGACAACGTCATGACCGTCCGGTCTTCTGTGCTGGGGGAACGCACCGTGATTCCGCGCAGTGAATGGGGTTTTGGTCAACTGGAGGCCGGCACGGTGAAACCCGACCCGACCTCCGTTTACCTCAAGTCGGGCTACGAACCGGGCAAACTTTACGAAGTTGTCTGGCGCGTGGCCAATCCGGTCGTGGCGGGATTAGGGCTGGCCGCCGTCCGGGATTTTGTGTCGTATCTGAAATACGAAACCTCCGACCCGAAGGTAGCCCGGGCCATCGGCTTCGGCATTTCGCAGTCGGGACGGTTTCTTCGGCATTTTCTCTACGAAGGCTTTAATGCCGACGAGCAGGGCCGAAAAGTCTTCGACGGGGTCAACAACCACGTCGGCGGGGCCGGGATGGGCACCTTTAACCACCGCTTTGCCGAGCCTTCCCGCGACGGTACGCCGTTCTACACGCTGTTTTTTCCGGTGGACGTCTTTCCTTTTACCGATAATGACCAAACAGACGCGGAAACCGGCAAAACGGACGGTTTGCTGAAGCGTGCCCGGGCGGAAGGGGTCGAGCCGAAGCTGTTCCATACCTACACTTCTTACGAGTATTATGGCCGGGTGGCCTCGCTGCTGCATACGTCGCCCGATGGCAGCCGGGACGCGGCGCTTCCCGACCCTGTACGGATTTATTTCTTCGCCGGAAGCCAGCACTTTCCGACGCCCAATCTGCCGGACAAAAAAGCGCGGGTGACCAACCCTGCCCTGACGCACCAGCCGACGCCCAACGACCTTCGCTACGGGATGCGGGCGTTGCTTCTGGCGCTGAACAACTGGATAACGACCGGCGCGAATCCCCCCGCCAGCCGTTATCCGCGCATCGACAAGGGAACGCTGGTGGCCGCCGAAAGCGTAAAATTTCCGGCTATTCCGGGCGTGAAGCACCCGACGAGCATGCGGCAGACATACCGCGTGGAGTACGGTCCGGACTACGCGGCGAAGAAAATCATCAGCTTTCAGCCGCCGAAAGTGGGCAGGCCCTACGTGGCAAAAGTGCCGCAGGTGGACGCCGATGGCAACGAACAGGACGGCCTGCGGATGCCGGAAATTGCCGTTCCCCTGGGCACCTACACCGGCTGGAATCCGCGGAACCCCGCCACCGGCGCCCCCGACCAGCTGGTCGATTTTTTCGGCTCCTATTTCCCTTTTGCCAAAACCGAAGCCGACCAAAAAGCCGCGAACGACCCGCGACGCCCAATTTCCGCACGGTACAAAAACCAGGAAGATTACGTACGTCAGGTGGAAAAAGCGGCCCAAACGCTCGTCAGCGGCGGTTACCTGCTGCCGCAGGACCTTCCGGCCCTTCGGAAGCGGGCAGAGCAGCACTGGGCCTGGCATATGGAGTAG
- a CDS encoding HIT family protein: MASIFSRIVNGEIPAHKIAETDQYLAFLDVFPCAKGHTLVIPKQEIDYLFDLDDELYTGLMQFAKSLAPALKAAVPCKRIGVAVIGLEVPHAHVHLIPMNSMSDMNFNNKLKMSPEELAETAEAIRSHLS; encoded by the coding sequence ATGGCTTCTATCTTCTCCCGCATCGTCAACGGCGAAATTCCGGCTCACAAGATTGCCGAAACCGATCAATACCTCGCTTTCCTGGACGTTTTCCCCTGCGCCAAAGGGCATACGCTGGTTATTCCGAAGCAGGAAATCGACTACCTGTTCGACCTTGACGATGAACTGTACACCGGGCTGATGCAGTTTGCCAAAAGCCTCGCCCCGGCCCTGAAAGCTGCCGTGCCCTGCAAGCGGATCGGCGTGGCCGTGATCGGTCTCGAAGTGCCGCACGCCCACGTTCACCTGATTCCGATGAACAGCATGTCGGACATGAATTTTAACAATAAGCTGAAAATGAGTCCGGAGGAGCTGGCCGAAACGGCCGAGGCCATCCGGTCGCACTTGTCTTGA
- a CDS encoding ankyrin repeat domain-containing protein yields MEFSSISPEALFFDAARKGDTAYVQQCLQQGMSVNVQDARGFTPLIIAAYDGHLETARALLSAGAVVNHQDFAGNTALMGVCFKGYPEIAQLLIDQGADLNIQNGSGGTALMFATMFGRHELVKVMLKAGADTTIRDARGQTALEMAARIGNDEAYRLISEHLAV; encoded by the coding sequence ATGGAATTTTCCTCGATCAGCCCGGAAGCCCTTTTTTTTGATGCCGCCCGCAAAGGTGATACCGCTTACGTACAGCAATGCCTCCAGCAGGGAATGTCCGTCAACGTACAGGATGCCCGGGGCTTTACGCCGCTCATCATCGCCGCCTACGACGGTCACCTCGAAACAGCCAGGGCCCTGCTTTCGGCCGGAGCGGTCGTGAACCACCAGGATTTTGCCGGGAACACGGCCCTGATGGGGGTCTGCTTCAAAGGGTATCCGGAGATTGCGCAGCTGCTGATCGACCAGGGGGCCGACCTGAATATCCAGAACGGCAGCGGCGGCACGGCCCTGATGTTTGCCACCATGTTCGGCCGCCATGAACTGGTCAAGGTGATGCTGAAGGCCGGTGCCGACACCACCATCCGGGACGCCAGAGGCCAGACGGCGCTGGAAATGGCCGCCAGGATTGGCAACGACGAAGCGTATCGGCTGATTTCGGAGCACCTCGCGGTATGA
- the greA gene encoding transcription elongation factor GreA, producing the protein MGKISYYTEEGLNRLKAELNDLKTKGRADIARQIAEARDKGDLSENAEYDAAKDAQGLLEMKISKLEEIVSNARLLDESSIDTSQVSVLSTVKIKNRKNGMEVTYTLVSEEEADLKQGKISVGSPIGKGLLGKKVGDTTEIRVPAGLLEFEVLEIGR; encoded by the coding sequence ATGGGAAAAATCTCGTATTACACGGAAGAAGGGCTCAACCGGCTGAAAGCTGAGCTGAATGACCTGAAAACTAAAGGACGGGCCGACATTGCCCGCCAGATTGCCGAGGCCCGCGACAAAGGTGACCTGAGCGAAAACGCCGAATACGACGCCGCTAAAGACGCGCAGGGCCTGCTGGAAATGAAAATCTCCAAGCTCGAAGAAATCGTTTCCAATGCCCGCCTCCTGGACGAGTCATCCATCGATACGTCCCAGGTCTCGGTGCTGTCGACGGTCAAGATCAAGAACCGGAAAAACGGCATGGAAGTGACCTATACGCTGGTGTCGGAAGAAGAAGCCGATCTGAAGCAGGGAAAAATCTCCGTCGGTTCGCCCATCGGCAAAGGACTGCTGGGTAAAAAAGTAGGCGACACCACCGAAATCCGCGTCCCCGCCGGCCTGCTGGAATTTGAAGTACTGGAAATCGGACGATAA
- a CDS encoding dihydrofolate reductase, which yields MIISLIAAISENKVIGKDNDLVWSLPDDFRYFKQTTSGHPILMGRKTWESLGRPLPNRLHIIITRQPDFEAPAECIIVDSLEKALDEARKTGDGEAFVIGGAEIYRQALPLADRLYLTEVKGTFEGDTFFPEVNQSEWQEVSRRPHEADARHAVPFDFVVWERT from the coding sequence GTGATTATCAGCCTTATTGCCGCTATCTCGGAAAATAAAGTCATCGGCAAGGACAACGACCTGGTCTGGAGTCTGCCCGACGATTTCAGGTATTTCAAGCAAACCACGTCCGGCCACCCGATTCTGATGGGGCGGAAGACGTGGGAATCGCTGGGCAGGCCGCTGCCCAACCGCCTGCACATTATCATCACCCGCCAGCCGGATTTTGAAGCACCGGCGGAATGCATTATCGTCGATTCACTGGAAAAAGCCCTCGACGAAGCCCGAAAAACCGGCGACGGGGAAGCGTTTGTGATCGGCGGCGCGGAAATTTACCGGCAAGCCCTGCCCCTGGCCGACCGCCTGTACCTGACGGAAGTCAAAGGAACCTTCGAGGGCGATACGTTTTTTCCGGAAGTCAATCAATCGGAGTGGCAGGAAGTCAGCCGCAGGCCGCACGAAGCCGATGCCCGGCACGCCGTACCGTTCGATTTTGTGGTCTGGGAACGGACCTAG
- a CDS encoding efflux RND transporter periplasmic adaptor subunit, producing the protein MKKKSNRIWWILGGVVVLLIGGLVAAKQTGLIGQTKPTEVDFTAVKRLDIVERVSASGRVQPEVEVKISPDVSGEIIGLYVAEGDSVKQGQLLVKIRPDNYESLLARARATVNSSRAQYEQSKAVVAQAEARLIRAKADYDRQKKLLADKVISTADFEQIEANYNVARQDVESAQANVRAAQFNVQGAEAGLRDANENLRKTTIYAPVSGTVSKLNVELGERVVGTSQMAGTEIMRIANLNNMEVRVNVNENDIVRVNLGDSVEIDVDAYTTTGRKFKGLVTEIANTANGLTSASGAAAAASTDAVTEFEVRIKVLNSSFRDLIAQKGRKSYPLKPGMTASVEVITDKKTGVMAIPIAAVTTRGAAQEAMNRDPNAEDDEDDKKDEAAKANPAKKDEIKEIVFVNQAGKAVQREVKTGISDFENIEIKSGLKEGDQIISGPFVAVSKRLKNGDVIVKRDPNKEKKEKKEEE; encoded by the coding sequence ACCGCCGTAAAACGTCTGGACATCGTCGAACGCGTCAGCGCCTCCGGACGTGTGCAGCCCGAAGTAGAAGTAAAAATCAGCCCGGACGTTTCGGGAGAAATCATCGGCCTCTACGTTGCGGAAGGCGATTCCGTGAAACAGGGCCAGCTGCTGGTTAAAATCCGCCCCGACAACTACGAGTCGCTGCTGGCCCGCGCCCGGGCCACGGTCAATTCGAGCCGGGCCCAGTACGAACAGTCGAAAGCCGTCGTGGCCCAGGCCGAAGCCCGTCTTATCCGGGCCAAAGCGGATTACGACCGCCAGAAAAAACTGCTGGCCGACAAGGTTATCTCCACCGCTGATTTTGAACAGATTGAGGCCAATTACAACGTAGCCCGGCAGGACGTAGAGTCGGCCCAGGCCAACGTAAGGGCCGCTCAGTTCAACGTGCAGGGAGCCGAAGCCGGTCTGCGCGACGCCAACGAAAACCTCCGGAAAACGACCATCTACGCCCCCGTCAGCGGCACCGTTTCCAAACTGAACGTAGAACTGGGCGAACGCGTGGTCGGTACCTCGCAGATGGCCGGTACAGAAATCATGCGGATTGCCAACCTCAACAACATGGAGGTTCGGGTGAATGTCAACGAAAACGACATCGTGCGCGTCAACCTCGGCGACTCGGTCGAAATCGACGTGGACGCCTACACCACCACCGGCCGTAAGTTCAAAGGTCTGGTGACCGAAATTGCCAACACGGCCAACGGCCTCACGAGCGCATCCGGCGCCGCCGCCGCTGCCTCGACCGACGCCGTAACCGAATTTGAAGTTCGCATCAAGGTTCTGAACAGTTCGTTCCGGGACCTGATCGCCCAGAAGGGCCGCAAAAGCTACCCGCTCAAGCCCGGTATGACCGCTTCCGTCGAGGTCATTACGGACAAGAAAACTGGTGTTATGGCCATTCCCATCGCCGCCGTCACAACTCGCGGGGCCGCTCAGGAAGCCATGAACCGCGACCCGAACGCGGAAGACGACGAGGACGACAAAAAGGACGAAGCGGCCAAGGCCAATCCGGCCAAAAAAGACGAGATCAAGGAAATCGTCTTTGTGAACCAGGCCGGAAAAGCGGTGCAGCGAGAAGTGAAGACCGGTATCAGCGATTTCGAAAACATCGAAATCAAATCGGGCCTGAAAGAAGGCGACCAGATCATCTCCGGGCCGTTCGTGGCCGTTTCGAAGCGGCTCAAAAACGGCGATGTGATCGTCAAACGGGACCCGAACAAGGAGAAGAAAGAAAAGAAGGAAGAGGAATAG
- a CDS encoding NAD(P)H-dependent glycerol-3-phosphate dehydrogenase, which translates to MNQPARITVVGGGSWATAIIKMLSEGNAHIRWWMRSKTDADHIKKYHHNPSYLSDVQISPRKVRVCTRIKDALRDSEYVILAVPAAFVSDALQGLQADSFTGKCVISAIKGMIPGDNCLVTDWMEQKFGVPARNLAVIAGPCHAEEVALEKQSYLTIAGQDIECAARVAELLSCRFVMASPIDDIYGVEYCSVMKNIIALACGITHGLGYGDNFQAVLVSNAMQEIRRFVDAIYPKHRDLSGSAYLGDLLVTAYSPFSRNRTFGSLIGRGYSIQAAQTEMKMIAEGYYAVKSIHAVNRKYGVVMPITDMVYNVLYEKASPVSEANALKGKLS; encoded by the coding sequence ATGAATCAACCCGCACGAATTACCGTTGTCGGCGGTGGCAGCTGGGCCACGGCAATCATTAAAATGCTTTCCGAAGGTAACGCGCACATCCGCTGGTGGATGCGCAGCAAAACCGACGCCGACCACATCAAGAAATATCACCATAATCCGAGCTATCTCAGCGACGTGCAGATCAGTCCGCGCAAAGTCCGGGTTTGCACCCGAATAAAAGACGCCCTGCGCGACAGCGAATACGTGATTCTGGCCGTTCCGGCGGCGTTTGTGAGCGATGCCCTGCAAGGTCTGCAAGCCGACAGTTTTACCGGCAAATGCGTTATTTCGGCCATTAAAGGCATGATTCCGGGCGATAACTGCCTCGTGACCGACTGGATGGAACAGAAATTCGGCGTTCCGGCGAGGAATCTGGCCGTTATCGCGGGGCCGTGCCATGCCGAGGAGGTGGCGCTGGAGAAACAGTCGTACCTGACCATCGCCGGGCAGGACATCGAGTGCGCCGCCCGGGTTGCCGAACTTCTGAGCTGCCGCTTCGTGATGGCCTCCCCCATCGACGACATTTACGGGGTCGAATACTGCTCCGTCATGAAGAACATTATCGCTCTGGCCTGCGGCATCACGCATGGACTGGGTTACGGCGACAACTTCCAGGCCGTGCTGGTCTCGAACGCCATGCAGGAGATCAGGCGCTTTGTAGACGCTATTTATCCCAAGCACCGCGACCTGAGCGGCTCAGCCTACCTCGGCGATTTGCTCGTAACGGCCTATTCGCCGTTCAGCCGCAACCGGACCTTCGGCAGCCTGATTGGCCGCGGCTACTCCATCCAGGCAGCGCAGACCGAAATGAAAATGATCGCAGAAGGCTACTATGCCGTGAAAAGTATCCATGCCGTCAACCGAAAATACGGCGTGGTGATGCCGATTACGGACATGGTGTACAACGTGCTGTACGAAAAAGCCTCGCCGGTGAGCGAGGCCAATGCGCTAAAAGGAAAATTATCCTGA
- a CDS encoding Gfo/Idh/MocA family protein — protein sequence MPTYRAAIIGGGSIADKNHIPALKALSDRVEVVAVVSRDAAKARTLADSHGIPHAFDQADALFRECQPNVVVICTPNKLHFPFAMQALENGCHVFCEKPPAITAGQAREMAELADRKGLALGYNFQLRQTSEWQLFERCRSEGRLGEIYHIKARFLRRRGIPGWGYFTSKDMQGGGALMDLGVHVLDLALLALDYDLPTAVLGNTFDHIGRAGGKGLMGGWNPETFEVEDAAMAYLQYADRGSVMLSSSFALNTGANIDRNLEIFGTQGGGVLFPFVLHTEVAGELADIHFPFLENVDIQLKNTAAFLDACDGKPSNVCTGEQGARLMQVVESIYQSAGTYQAT from the coding sequence ATGCCCACCTACCGAGCCGCCATTATCGGCGGCGGCAGCATCGCCGACAAAAACCACATTCCGGCCCTCAAAGCCCTGTCCGACCGCGTCGAGGTGGTGGCGGTCGTCAGCCGGGATGCCGCCAAAGCCCGCACCCTGGCCGATAGCCACGGTATCCCGCACGCCTTCGACCAGGCCGACGCCCTGTTTCGGGAGTGCCAGCCGAACGTCGTCGTCATCTGCACGCCCAACAAGCTCCACTTTCCTTTCGCGATGCAGGCGCTGGAGAACGGCTGTCATGTTTTTTGCGAAAAGCCACCGGCCATTACCGCCGGACAAGCCCGCGAGATGGCCGAACTGGCCGACCGGAAAGGGCTGGCCCTCGGCTATAATTTCCAGCTTCGGCAAACGTCCGAATGGCAGTTGTTCGAACGATGCCGGTCGGAAGGCCGCCTCGGCGAAATTTACCACATTAAAGCCCGTTTTCTACGGCGACGGGGCATTCCGGGCTGGGGCTATTTCACCAGCAAAGACATGCAGGGCGGCGGAGCACTGATGGATTTAGGCGTACACGTACTCGATCTGGCCCTGCTGGCGCTGGATTATGACCTGCCTACCGCCGTGCTGGGCAACACCTTCGACCACATTGGCCGGGCGGGTGGCAAGGGCCTGATGGGCGGCTGGAATCCCGAAACTTTTGAGGTGGAGGATGCCGCAATGGCCTATCTTCAATACGCCGACAGGGGCTCCGTGATGCTTTCCTCCTCGTTTGCGCTCAACACCGGAGCCAACATCGACCGGAATCTGGAAATCTTCGGCACCCAGGGCGGCGGCGTGCTTTTTCCGTTTGTGCTGCATACCGAGGTGGCCGGAGAACTGGCCGACATTCACTTTCCCTTTCTGGAAAATGTGGATATCCAGTTGAAAAACACCGCCGCTTTTCTGGATGCCTGCGACGGCAAGCCTTCCAACGTCTGCACCGGCGAACAGGGCGCGCGACTGATGCAGGTGGTAGAGTCAATTTACCAATCCGCCGGAACCTATCAGGCAACCTGA
- a CDS encoding carbohydrate-binding family 9-like protein, translating into MKQPYSARKIDESLPINGDLDKPVWQQAAWSPRFVDMVTGAPGLYNTQSAILWNQTHLYVAFRAEEPFVEAHQTERDSIIFLENDLELFIDGGDCYYELEVNARNTVYEVFFIWKDAYQRGGRFDVPEFDVFHPQAVTFGGDYDRSGASFWYGTHPRGLRWAFLNYDLPGLQTAVQIDGTLNDNRDIDLGWTLEIGIPWASLTHLANGRSLPPQPGDRWRMFLGRFQKLVVSGKEVQPHPAMVLSPHGIYDTHLPERWTEVVFTS; encoded by the coding sequence ATGAAACAGCCTTATTCTGCCCGGAAAATTGACGAAAGTCTGCCGATAAACGGGGATTTGGACAAGCCCGTCTGGCAGCAGGCGGCCTGGAGTCCCCGGTTTGTGGATATGGTCACGGGCGCGCCCGGCCTGTACAACACCCAGTCGGCCATTCTCTGGAACCAAACCCATCTGTACGTCGCCTTCCGGGCCGAAGAGCCATTTGTGGAAGCGCATCAGACCGAGCGGGATTCGATTATCTTTCTCGAAAACGACCTCGAACTGTTTATCGACGGCGGCGACTGCTATTACGAACTGGAAGTAAACGCCCGAAATACCGTCTACGAAGTCTTTTTCATCTGGAAAGACGCCTACCAGCGCGGCGGCCGCTTCGATGTGCCGGAGTTCGACGTTTTTCACCCGCAGGCCGTCACCTTCGGCGGCGATTATGACCGCAGCGGCGCTTCGTTCTGGTACGGAACGCATCCGCGTGGCCTCCGCTGGGCTTTTCTGAACTACGACCTGCCGGGTCTGCAAACCGCCGTCCAAATCGACGGAACGCTCAATGACAACCGCGACATCGACCTCGGCTGGACGCTTGAAATCGGGATTCCCTGGGCGAGTCTGACGCATCTGGCCAACGGACGGTCGCTGCCGCCGCAGCCGGGAGACCGCTGGCGGATGTTCCTGGGCCGATTTCAGAAGCTGGTCGTTTCCGGAAAAGAGGTGCAGCCGCATCCGGCGATGGTGCTCAGTCCGCACGGCATTTACGACACGCACCTGCCGGAGCGGTGGACCGAAGTTGTGTTCACGTCCTGA
- the fmt gene encoding methionyl-tRNA formyltransferase, with amino-acid sequence MGTPDFAVASLQTLLNDGRNVVAVVTAPDRPSGRGLQLTPSPVKKAAEAAGIPVLQPEKLRDPAFLEELQGYRADLQVVVAFRMLPEVVWAMPTIGTFNLHGSLLPQYRGAAPINWAIINGERETGVTTFFIEKEIDTGQMIFQETEPIHPGDTAGSLHDRLMVRGANLVVRTVRAIEAGEYPRIPQPPVEDLKMAPKIHRETCEIDWYQPAETVRNFVRGLSPYPAAWTKINGKTFKIYAVSHADASDFRAEPGEAHTDNKRFLHIKTQDGWLVVEELQAEGKRKMTVEEYFRGNKL; translated from the coding sequence ATGGGTACGCCCGATTTCGCCGTGGCCAGCCTTCAGACACTGCTGAACGACGGGCGGAATGTGGTGGCGGTCGTCACGGCGCCGGACCGGCCTTCGGGTCGGGGCCTCCAGCTGACGCCCTCGCCAGTGAAAAAAGCCGCTGAAGCGGCTGGGATACCCGTTTTACAACCGGAAAAGCTCCGCGACCCGGCCTTTCTGGAAGAACTCCAGGGCTACCGGGCCGATCTGCAGGTCGTCGTCGCCTTCCGGATGCTGCCCGAAGTCGTCTGGGCCATGCCCACCATCGGGACCTTCAACCTGCACGGCTCGCTGCTGCCGCAATACCGGGGGGCCGCCCCCATCAACTGGGCCATCATCAACGGCGAACGCGAAACCGGCGTGACGACGTTTTTCATCGAAAAAGAGATCGATACCGGCCAGATGATTTTCCAGGAAACCGAACCGATACACCCCGGCGATACCGCGGGCAGCCTGCACGACCGGCTGATGGTGCGCGGCGCGAATCTGGTGGTCAGAACGGTCCGGGCCATCGAAGCGGGCGAGTACCCGCGCATTCCGCAGCCGCCGGTGGAGGACCTGAAAATGGCGCCGAAGATTCACCGCGAAACCTGCGAAATCGATTGGTACCAGCCCGCCGAAACCGTCCGGAACTTCGTGCGGGGCCTGTCGCCCTATCCGGCCGCCTGGACGAAAATCAACGGCAAAACGTTCAAGATTTACGCCGTCTCGCACGCCGACGCCTCCGACTTCCGGGCCGAACCCGGCGAGGCCCATACCGACAACAAGCGGTTTCTGCACATCAAGACGCAGGACGGCTGGCTGGTGGTGGAGGAACTTCAGGCCGAAGGCAAGCGAAAAATGACGGTAGAGGAATATTTTAGGGGAAATAAACTGTAA